In one Brassica oleracea var. oleracea cultivar TO1000 chromosome C9, BOL, whole genome shotgun sequence genomic region, the following are encoded:
- the LOC106317284 gene encoding monocopper oxidase-like protein SKS2 gives MAAASFLSRFSMIWAFVITLAILAGFTLAGDPFVSCVFEITYITASPLGVPQQVIAVNGKFPGPVITATTNYNVDVSVFNRLDEPLLLAWNGIEMRRNSWQDGVLGTNCPIPPQWNFTYSFQVKDQIGSFFYFPSLHFQRASGGFGPIVINNRDLIPIPFSKPDGDISFMIGDWYTHNHTALRSVLDSGEELGMPDGVLINGKGPYKYNTTVPDGIQYETVNVDPGKTYRIRVHNVGVSTSLNFRIQNHKLLLVETEGRYTSQTNFTDFDIHVGQSYSFLVTMDQNASSDYYIVASARFVNETEWQRVTGVGILHYSNSKGHTSGPLPLPATDVSHPWSVMNQQRAIKQNTSASGARPNPQGSYHYGQINITDTYILRSMPPTKINGSLRSTLNGVSFLNPSTPMTLADKHRLKGVYKLDFPSRPVDSKPPRLGSSIINATYKGFIQVIFQNNDTKLQTFHIDGYSFYVVAMDFGNWTEDRKGSYNNWDAISRSTIEVYPGAWTAVLISLDNVGVWNIRAENLDRWYLGQETYMRIINPEENGKTDMGQPQNALYCGALRSMQKEQLRSSATSILNGQLNLILTFMMLLFASVTTFC, from the exons ATGGCGGCGGCTAGTTTCTTGTCGCGGTTTTCTATGATTTGGGCGTTCGTCATTACCTTGGCTATTCTCGCGGGATTCACTCTCGCTGGCGATCCTTTCGTCTCATGCGTGTTTGAAATCACTTACATCACTGCTTCTCCTCTTGGCGTTCCTCAACAG GTTATAGCAGTCAATGGGAAATTCCCAGGCCCTGTGATTACAGCCACCACAAACTACAACGTTGATGTCAGCGTTTTCAATCGTTTGGATGAGCCTCTCCTACTCGCCTG GAATGGGATTGAGATGCGGCGTAACTCGTGGCAAGACGGTGTTCTTGGCACTAACTGTCCCATTCCTCCTCAATGGAACTTCACTTATAGCTTTCAAGTCAAAGATCAGATCGGAAGCTTCTTCTACTTCCCTTCGCTTCACTTCCAGAGAGCTTCTGGTGGTTTTGGTCCGATCGTAATCAACAACCGGGATCTTATTCCTATCCCTTTCAGTAAGCCTGATGGTGATATCAGCTTTATGATTGGTGATTGGTATACTCACAACCATACA GCATTAAGGAGTGTACTTGACTCTGGTGAAGAACTTGGGATGCCTGATGGAGTTCTCATCAATGGCAAGGGTCCTTACAAGTACAACACCACTGTACCTGATGGAATTCAATACGAAACCGTTAACGTTGATCCAG GCAAAACATACAGGATCCGTGTCCACAATGTTGGTGTCTCGACAAGCTTGAACTTCAGGATACAGAACCACAAGTTGCTTTTAGTTGAAACAGAAGGTCGCTACACCTCCCAAACAAACTTCACCGATTTCGATATTCATGTGGGACAATCTTACTCTTTCTTGGTCACCATGGACCAAAACGCCTCAAGTGACTACTACATTGTGGCGAGTGCAAGATTTGTGAATGAAACAGAATGGCAAAGAGTCACAGGCGTTGGCATTCTTCACTATTCAAACTCCAAAGGGCACACCTCTGGTCCTCTGCCACTTCCAGCAACTGATGTGTCTCACCCTTGGTCTGTCATGAACCAACAAAGGGCCATTAA GCAAAACACATCTGCGAGTGGAGCTCGTCCAAATCCGCAGGGATCATATCACTACGGACAGATAAACATCACAGACACATACATCTTGAGGAGCATGCCTCCAACCAAAATCAATGGGTCACTTCGTTCTACGCTTAATGGGGTTTCATTTCTGAATCCGAGCACGCCCATGACGCTTGCGGATAAGCATAGACTGAAAGGAGTTTATAAGCTGGATTTCCCATCCAGACCTGTTGACAGTAAACCTCCACGTCTGGGCAGTTCTATCATCAACGCAACATACAAGGGCTTTATTCAAGTTATCTTCCAGAACAATGACACCAAACTCCAGACCTTCCATATCGATGGATATTCCTTCTACGTCGTTGC GATGGACTTTGGTAACTGGACTGAAGACAGAAAAGGTTCTTATAACAACTGGGATGCAATATCACGAAGCACGATAGAG GTTTACCCAGGGGCATGGACTGCTGTACTTATTTCCCTGGATAACGTCGGAGTTTGGAACATCCGAGCAGAGAACCTCGACAGATGGTATCTTGGCCAAGAAACATACATGCGAATCATAAACCCTGAGGAAAACGGTAAAACAGATATGGGTCAGCCTCAAAATGCTCTTTATTGTGGTGCTCTCAGGAGCATGCAGAA GGAACAACTCCGCAGCTCTGCAACATCAATACTAAACGGACAGTTGAATCTAATTTTGACTTTCATGATGCTTTTGTTCGCCTCGGTCACAACATTTTGCTGA
- the LOC106317533 gene encoding LOW QUALITY PROTEIN: probable pectinesterase/pectinesterase inhibitor 59 (The sequence of the model RefSeq protein was modified relative to this genomic sequence to represent the inferred CDS: inserted 1 base in 1 codon; substituted 1 base at 1 genomic stop codon) has protein sequence MHVMMHTIYFLSLYLISVLFLCLHPLTILADGNSTTGIDKWCNQTPYPDPCKCYFKNHNGFRLPTXLSEFRVMLVEATMDRAISARDELTRSSGNCTDCRKQAVFADCINLYEDTIVQLTRTLAGVAPKAGAGKKCTDFDAQTWLSTALTNIETCRRGSSDLNVSDFITPIVSNTKISNLISNCLALNGALLPIGNNGTTTADGKDFPMWVSGKERGLLQLQSARAVRANIVVAKDGSGQVTTVQAAIDVAGRRKVMSKRFVIYVKRGIYQENINVRLNNDNIMLVGDGMRSTIITGARSVKGGYTTYNSATAGIEGLHFIAKGLTFRNTAGPAKGQAVALRSSSDLSIFYKCSIEGYQDTLMVHSQRQFYRECYIYGTIDFIFGNAAVVFQNCIILPRRPLHGQSNVITAQGRADPFQNTGISIHNSRILPAPDLKPVLRTVKTYMGRPWMKYSCTVVLQTYLDSVVSPFGWSPWIEGSIFGLNTLFYAEYKNSGPASSTRWRVRWNGFHVLKRASDASAFTVGRFXAGSAWLPRTGIPFTSGL, from the exons ATGCATGTGATGATGCACACAATCTATTTTCTATCTCTATATTTAATATCAGTATTGTTTCTCTGCCTTCATCCTCTCACCATTTTAGCCGACGGTAATTCCACCACCGGCATTGACAAGTGGTGCAACCAAACTCCTTATCCTGATCCATGCAAATGCTACTTCAAAAACCACAATGGTTTCCGACTGCCGACATAGCTATCCGAGTTCCGAGTAATGCTGGTGGAAGCAACCATGGATCGGGCTATATCCGCCCGGGACGAGCTTACTCGGTCAAGTGGGAACTGCACTGACTGCCGGAAGCAAGCCGTTTTTGCTGACTGCATTAACTTATATGAAGACACGATCGTGCAGCTAACTCGGACGCTAGCTGGCGTGGCTCCAAAAGCCGGTGCTGGAAAAAAGTGCACCGACTTTGACGCTCAGACGTGGCTGAGCACCGCACTTACAAACATCGAGACTTGCCGACGCGGCTCTTCCGATCTCAACGTCTCAGATTTCATTACACCGATAGTTTCAAACACCAAAATCTCCAATTTAATAAGCAACTGCTTAGCTCTCAATGGAGCCCTCTTGCCCATCGGTAACAATGGTACCACCACTGCTGATGGAAAGGACTTTCCGATGTGGGTATCCGGTAAAGAGAGGGGACTTCTACAGTTGCAATCAGCGCGTGCTGTACGAGCTAACATCGTGGTTGCCAAGGACGGGTCGGGTCAAGTCACGACGGTGCAAGCGGCTATAGACGTGGCTGGACGGAGAAAGGTGATGTCAAAGAGGTTTGTGATATACGTGAAGAGAGGAATATATCAAGAAAACATAAATGTACGTCTCAATAACGATAACATAATGTTGGTCGGAGATGGAATGAGATCCACCATTATCACCGGTGCTCGAAGTGTCAAAGGTGGTTACACCACTTACAATTCCGCCACTGCCG GTATTGAAGGACTTCACTTCATAGCCAAAGGCCTAACATTTCGGAACACGGCAGGACCTGCCAAGGGTCAGGCCGTGGCACTTCGGTCATCCTCGGACCTCTCAATCTTCTACAAATGCTCAATCGAAGGATACCAAGACACATTGATGGTCCACTCGCAACGTCAATTTTACCGGGAGTGCTACATCTACGGAACCATCGATTTCATATTTGGAAATGCAGCCGTAGTTTTTCAAAACTGTATCATTCTCCCTCGCCGGCCACTACATGGTCAATCCAATGTCATAACCGCGCAAGGTCGTGCTGATCCATTTCAGAACACAGGCATCTCTATCCATAACTCAAGAATCCTACCGGCTCCTGATCTCAAACCGGTCCTCCGTACTGTTAAGACGTACATGGGCCGGCCTTGGATGAAGTACTCGTGCACCGTGGTACTCCAGACGTATTTGGATAGTGTTGTGAGTCCGTTCGGATGGTCACCGTGGATCGAAGGTTCCATTTTCGGCTTAAACACGCTGTTCTATGCGGAGTATAAGAATAGCGGACCAGCTTCCTCCACGCGGTGGCGTGTTCGTTGGAATGGGTTTCATGTGTTGAAAAGAGCTTCCGATGCTTCTGCTTTCACCGTTGGAAGAT ATGCCGGTTCTGCGTGGCTGCCACGCACAGGCATACCCTTCACTTCCGGCCTTTAA
- the LOC106313784 gene encoding trehalose-phosphate phosphatase A-like, whose protein sequence is MDIKSGHSSPVMTDSPQISNSRLTARQSRLPPYSSATAVSQNNNLLLTVPRKKTGIIDDVKANAWLDAMIASSPTPAIVNKDNISSSDATTTDMTYREWTVKYPSALTTFEKIMSVAKGKRIALFLDYDGTLSPIVEEPDAAYMSSDMRTAVQNVAKYFPTAIISGRSRDKVYEFVGLSELYYAGSHGMDIMSPAGESLNHKHLSRTVSINEQGKDVNLFQTASEFLPMIDKLLCSLVESTKDIKGVKVEDNRFCISVHYRNVEEKNWTLVAQCVDDVIRTYPKLRLTYGRKVLEIRPVIDWDKGKAVTFLLESLGLNNCEDVLPIYVGDDRTDEDAFKVLRDGPNHGYGVLVSAMPKVSNAFYSLRDPSEVMEFLKALVTWKRSLG, encoded by the exons ATGGACATAAAGTCTGGTCACTCTTCTCCTGTAATGACTGATTCTCCACAGATAAGCAACTCGAGATTAACTGCTCGTCAGAGTAGACTACCTCCTTACTCATCAGCCACGGCTGTGTCACAGAACAACAATCTCTTGCTAACAGTTCCCAGAAAGAAAACTGGGATTATTGATGATGTTAAGGCTAATGCTTGGCTTGATGCAATGATAGCTTCTTCTCCTACCCCAGCCATAGTTAACAAAGACAACATAAGCAGCAGTGATGCTACTACTACGGATATGACTTATCGCGAATGGACGGTCAAGTATCCATCAGCACTTACTACTTTTGAGAAAATCATGAGTGTTGCAAAAGGCAAAAGAATAGCTTTGTTTCTTGATTATGACGGAACACTTTCTCCTATTGTTGAGGAACCTGATGCCGCCTACATGTCAAGTGAT ATGCGTACGGCAGTGCAGAACGTTGCCAAGTACTTCCCAACCGCTATCATTAGTGGAAGAAGCCGTGATAAG GTGTATGAGTTTGTTGGACTAAGTGAACTTTACTACGCCGGAAGCCATGGGATGGACATCATGAGTCCTGCAGGAGAGTCTTTAAACCACAAACATCTCAGCCGTACTGTATCAATTAACGAACAG GGGAAAGATGTTAATCTGTTCCAGACTGCTAGCGAGTTTCTACCAATGATCGATAAG CTGCTTTGTTCGCTTGTGGAGAGTACAAAGGATATCAAAGGAGTCAAAGTAGAAGACAACAGGTTCTGCATCTCTGTGCATTACCGCAATGTAGAAGAAAAG AACTGGACACTGGTTGCACAATGCGTTGATGATGTCATTAGAACATATCCAAAGCTACGGTTAACATATGGCCGGAAG GTTTTAGAGATCCGTCCGGTTATTGACTGGGACAAAGGGAAAGCTGTGACCTTTCTACTTGAATCTCTCG GCCTAAACAACTGCGAGGATGTTCTTCCAATCTATGTCGGGGATGATCGAACAGATGAAGATGCATTTAAG GTCTTGCGAGATGGACCAAACCACGGTTATGGTGTATTAGTCTCTGCTATGCCTAAAGTCAGCAATGCCTTTTACTCTCTTCGTGATCCATCTGAG GTGATGGAGTTTCTGAAAGCATTGGTGACATGGAAGAGATCATTGGGTTAG